Genomic segment of Longimicrobiales bacterium:
TTCATCTCGTACTACACGTGGGGTGCCGGCCTCGGTCTGGCGCTGGACCTGGCGATCCGCACACGCTTCGACGGCCTGACTCTGGATGACTTCATGCGCGCGATGTGGCGCAGGCACGGCGTGCATCAGGAGAACCAAACGCCGCTGCGGCCGTACACCATCGATGATCTCCGCATCACGCTGGGTGAGACCGTCAGTGATACGGCCTTCGCCAACGAGTTCTTCCGGCGTTACATCCACGGCCGTGAAGCGCCTGATTATGCTGCGCTTCTGGCTCACGCCGGCATCCTCGTGCGGCAGGCTCAGCCACCCCGCGCCTCGATCGGTGCACCGCGTCTGAACGAGCAGGATGGCGTGGTGACGGTTTCGGGTCCGGTGCTCGTCGGCACCGCACTCTACGACGCAGGCGTGTCGCCGGGCGACCGGATCGTATCGCTCAACGGTCGCGCGATCGATTCGGCGGCTGCCCTCGAAGCGGTGGTCAATGCAGCGCGCATGGGCGACAGCATCGCGATCACGTTCGAGCAGCGCGGCGTACAGCTCACCCGGACCGTGCGGGTGGGCGAGGACCGGACGCTCGAGGTACTTCTGTATGAGGATGCTGGAATGGACGTGACGGCCGCCATGCGCCAGTTCAGAGCTGCATGGCTGTCACCCAAAGCCGCGGGCCGATAGACGCGGATGCGCAGAGCGGGGAACCGGCTGGCTCCCCGCTCCGCGTTCATGCTTCCTGCCCAGCCCCTTGCGCCGCTCCGTCGATCCGCGCCTGGAGTCGCGATGCCTGCCAGGCGGTATGCGGATGCCACGCCACGGCGGAGCGACGCCTGTTGGGGTCCGGCCTAGTCGGCAAGCACTCCCGTGTTCACGAGCTGGCCGCCGAAGGCACTCGCCACCTGCTGTGACTGCCCGACCGGCACACGGACCGCCATCTCGCGACCAGGCGGTGTCTGCTTCTTCACGAAGTGGGGGTTGAGGTCGTAAACGATCTCCGCGTCCACCCCTGCGGCAGTCGCCACCTCCGCGAGCTTCGTCCCACCCGGGACAATGACCTCCTCGAACTGCAACGGCTGCTCGTATTGCAGGTCGTGGAAGCCGTACTTGGCCGGCTCCTTCGCGATGTGGCCCATGGCGAGCATGAGCGGCACGTAATCGCGCGTCTCGCTGGGGAGGCGGTCCCAGATGTCCCAGTAGCCCTCGTCCGAGCCCTTCTCGGAGCCGGTCGTCTCGCGCATCAGGCGGCCGACACGATTCTCGCCCGTGTTGTACCCTGCGGCCGAGAGGTACCAGCTGTCGAAGCGCTCGTGCATCTCCTGGAGATACGTGAGTGCCGCACCGGTCGCCTTGATCGGATCGCGCCGCTCATCGACGTAGGTGGAGACCTCGAGACCGTAGCGTTCGCCGGTCTCCTCGATGAACTGCCACAGGCCGGCCGCGTCCGCCCGCGAGTAGGCGTTCGGGTCGAGGCCGCTCTCGATCATCGTCAGATATAGCAGGTCCTCGGGCATGCCGCGCTCGCGCAGCTCGTTCTGAATCAGCGGGCCATACTTCCCGATGCGCTCGAGCCACGTGCGCGTCTTGTCGTAGTTCTTGCCCATGAGGAATTCCGTGAAGAAGTCGACGCGATCGTGATCGCTGACGTGGAGATCCCACGACACGCCCTTCTTCTCCGCAACCTCGGCCGGAGGCAGAAAACCCTCCGCTACTGCGACGCTGACGGGCTTCTCGCCGGCACCGGCGCCACCGCCGCGCGTGCCGGCCAGCAGAGCGAGCGAGCTCGCAGCCAGCCCGATGGTGAGCGCATTGTCACGGATCAGACCCGTGATGCTGCCGCGCTCACGCGCCTCCTGCGGGTCGAGGTCGCTCGTACCGGCCCGGCGCTCGACCGGTCGGCCCGATGCCTTCTGCTCGCGCGCCGGCTCCTCCTCGCGCTCCTGCGCCTCCTCGACCGTGCCGGCGGAGTCGAGATCGCGCACCTGCTCCTGGTAATCGCGCGTCGCGGCTTCACTGCCGCGGGCGCGCTGTGGCGTGGACTGGTCGTCCGCGTCGCTCGCGCTCTCGCGCGTCCGGTGGTTCTCAGGCCGTTCGGATGATTGCTTGCGATCCTGCGTCATGACTCCTCCAACTATGGCGAAATGCTTGAGACGCACAGAGTTGCAAGGGCCGTGCTCGCAGGTCGAAAATGCCCGTCGGAGGGCCTGCAAGCGCCGCACGCCCCGTCCCGGAGCCTACCTCACACGCTTCGTGCGACGCTTGAGGAAATCACGCATGACGTACTCACCCAGTGTCATGGTGTTGGTGAAATAGGCCTTTCCACGCGCCATCTCACACACCTTCGCGACGAACTGCATGAGCGCCGGGTCGCGCGCGAGCATGAACGTGTTGATCAGAACGCCTGCCTTGCGGCACGCAGCAACCTCGGCCAGCGTCTCCCTGATCACGCGTGGATCGAGCCCTGCCGGGTTCCTGTAGATACGGCCGTCAGGCAGGGTGATCGCTGACGGCTTGCCATCGGTGACCATCACGATCTGCCGCATGTCCTTCTTCTGCGCGAGCAGCAGCCGGCGCGCAAGCTTCAGCCCTTCCGCCGTGTTCGTGTGGTACGGGCCGACCTTCGCCTGCGGCAGCTCGCCCAGCGGGATCTCCTGCGCACGATCGCCGAACGTGACCACGCGCAGCGTGTCGCCGGGGTACTGCGTGCGGATCAGGTGCGACAGCGCGAGCGCCACCTTTTTCGCCGGCGTAAAGCGGTCCTCGCCGTACAGGATCATCGAGTGCGAGATGTCCAGCATGAGGACGGTCGCGCACGAGCTGCGATACTCCGCCTGATGCACCATCAGGTCGCGATAGTCGAGGTCGAGCGGTACACGGATTCCGCCGCGCGCCATCGCATTCGTCAGCGTCGCGGGAATGTCGAGGTTCATGGTGTCGCCGAACTCATACGGCTTCGATGCGGCCTCGGCTTCGACACCCGTGGCAAGGTGCGGTGTGTCGTGGCTGCCGAAGCTCGACCGGCCGACCGCGGAAAGCAGCTGCTTGAGCGTGCGGTAGCCCAGGAAGTCGATTCCCTTCTGCGTCAGGTTGAACTCGACCTGCTGCGCCGCTGACTTCGCGTCATCGATGTGTCCCTCACCCATCTGCGAATACGAGCCCGGCACCTGCGGCGGCTCCGTCGTGTTGATGTAGCCCTCGTCGATCAGCCGCTGCACCAGATCGTTCAGCAGCTCCGCCAGCGCGCGCTGTGCTTCCTCATCGCCACCCTCGCCGCGCAGCTCCTTCAACATCTCCGGCGTCAGCTGGCCGCTCTCCATCAGCGCCTGAAGCAGCGCCGCCTTGAGCTGGTCCAGAGAGTGGTCATGATCATCGCCGGTCCAGCCCCACCAGGGATGGTGGTGCGGTCCTCCTTCGAAACCGCTCTGCAGCATGAAATCCGCAAGTCGCTCGAGCAGATCCTCGAGGTTGAGTGCGTCGAGGAAGTTCCCCTGGAATTTCTGGTAGGTGTGAAAACGCATGATGCACCGCCGGCTGAGGGGATACCAAAAATCTCGGAGTTCGCCGTCGGTCGCAAGTGGTTGCGCCTGCGGGTAGATTCCGGCCATGCAGCACGCACTCTCGACGGCCGCCATCTCCGCCATACGAGCGGCTCTGCTTGCCTTTTTCGATGAATCGGCCCGCCCGCTGCCCTGGCGGCAGACACGCGACCCGTACGCGGTGTGGGTCTCCGAGGTGATGTCGCAGCAGACGCGAGTCGAGACCGTCGTTCCCTATTATTACCGCTGGCTCGATCGTTTTCCCGACATCGCGACGCTCGCGGACGCACCCGTCGACGACGTACTCAAGGTCTGGGAGGGGCTCGGCTATTACTCCCGCGCGCGCAACCTGCACGCGGCCGCACGCATCGTGCGCGAGCGCCACGACAGCGCCCTGCCGTCGTCCCATGATGCGCTGCGCGCCCTGCCCGGTGTCGGCGAATACACCGCCGGCGCCGTGTCGAGCATCGCGTTCGGCGAACGGCGGCCGGCCGTCGACGGCAACGTGCGGCGCGTCCTGGCACGCGTGCTCGACCTGCCTGCCCCGTCCGCAGCACTGCTGAGGGATGTCGCCGCGACTCTGGTCCCCGACGACCGGCCGGGCGACTTCAATCAGGCGCTGATGGAGCTCGGTGCCACCATCTGCACGCCGCGCTCCCCACGGTGCGGCCGCTGCCCGATCGCGGCGCGGTGCACAGCGCGCGCGGCGGGAACAGCAGAGGAAAGGCCGGCGCGCAGGACGAAGAAGCGCATCCCTGTGATTGACATCGCGACTGCCGTGCTGCGGGATCCCGCGGGGCGGCTGATGATCGTGCGACGACCCGAAGATGGCCTGCTCGGTGGTCTGTGGTGTTTCCCCGGCACAGAGATGCACCCTGGCGACGATCCCCAGGCCGTCGCGTCGGCCGTCGCGGATGTGTACGTCACGGGCCGCGGCGAGCCCACGCCGCTCGGTACCGTCGAGCACGTGTTCAGCCACCGCCGCGAGCGATACCACTGCTTCGTCATCGAGGCAGTCGCCGCCGGCGCGGTCGATGGTGGCGAGTGGATTGACGACGCAGACCCGCGGCATGCGCTGCCGCGCGCACAGCAGCGGATCAGGACATTGGCACTGGCTGACGGTGACGCACGGCGAACGCCGCCGTCAGCTGCGTGACGCACACCGCGCTACCGACCGTGCGCTCGCGACGCCACCGTGCGCCGACCCGGCGGCTACGCGGATTTGCGCGTCTTCTTCGCGGCTGATGACTTCCTCGCTGACGAGTTCCGGCCACCCGACTTCTTCGCGGAAGACTTCGTGCCGCCTGATTTCTTCGCCGACGACTTCCTGGCACCCGCCTTCTTCCCGGACGACTTCTTCGTGCCCGACTTCCTGGCGCCAGACTTCCTGGAACCAGAATTCCCGGCGGCCGATTTCCCGTCACCCGATTTCTTGGCGGACGATTTCCTGGCGGCTGACTTCCCGGAGGATGACTTCTTCGCGGACGACTTCTTCGAACCGTCGGACCTCTTCGTCCCCGCAGATTTCTTCGATGTCGACGATCCGCTGCCACCGCCGCTACCGCCCGTCGCGCGCTTTGCGGGCGCCTGTCCCTGCAGGCTGCGCTTGAGCACTTCCATCAGGTCGATGACACCCTCGGCCGGCTCCGCCGGCACATCCGGCGCCTCCACCACGTCCTCGCCGGCCTTCTCCTTCTTCGCGACCAGCTTCAACAGCTGCGCGGACGAGTGATCCGTTAACTCATCCTCGTCCAGGTCCTTTTCGACAAGCTTCGCGATGGCCTTCTCGAACTTCGTCACCACCGTCGACTTCGGCTTCTCCGGCTCGGGCAGCCCGACATCCTCCGCGGATCGCACCTCGTCGGCGAAGCGCAACGTTTCCGCGCGCATGATGCCGTTCTCCGCCAGGATCGCGATCAGGTACTCCTTGCCGCGCATCACGAACGTGGCGATGCCAGCACGGCCCGTCTGCTCCATCGTTTCGGCCAGCAGACGGTAGGCCTTCGTCGAGTTGCCGCCCGGCGTCAGATAGTACGCGCGCTCGAAGTAGATGGGATCGATATCGGCTGCACTCACGAACCGGCGCAGATCGATGTCGCGGGTCTTCTCGGGCGCCAGCCGGTCAAGCTCATCGTCCGTCACGACGACGTACTGGTCCTTTTCGATCTCATAGCCGCGCACGATCTCGTCCCAGTCCAGCTCACGCTCCTCCTTCGGGCAGAAGTAGCGGCGGGAGAGCGGCGTGCCGTCCTCGGAGACCATGCGCAGGGATACTCCCACCGACCGGTTCGCAGGGAACAGCTCCACGGGTATGCTGACGAGGCCGAACGTGATGGTCCCCGACCAGAACGACCGTGCGCGGACCTCCTGCTCGTCGGTGCTCATGCGCTGGCCTTCTTCTTCGTCGCTTTCAGGCTCTGCTCGAGCATGGCGGCCAGCGACTCGTCGGCCGCCTTCTTCTTCGGTGCCTTCGGGAACTTCAGGACCTTCCCCTCCGCCTTTGCCTCCACCAGCTCGAGCACACGTTCACGGTACTCGTCATGGTACGCCGCCAGATCCAGATCGCCTTCCAGCGCCTCCACCAGCTGCTTTGCCATCTGGATCTCGCGCTTGTCGAGCGCACGTCCGCCCGGCGCCTTCAGCACCGATGCCGGCACGACCTCGCCCGCATGGCGCAGCGTCATCAGCATCAGGTGGTCATTCTCCAGTCGCAGAGCCCCGACGTATTCCTTCTTTCGCATCACCCAGCGCGCCACGCCCTCCTTCTTCTGCTTCCGCAGCGCTTCCGCCAGTGCGAAATATTCCGACGCACTGTCGTCCGGGCCGAGGAAGTAGGGACGGTCGTACCACTGATGCGTAATGACCTCGGGATCGACGAAGCGCGTGATCTCGATGTCGCGCGAGCCCTCCGGCTCCAGCTCCGCAAGCTCGTCCTCATCGAGCATCACCAGCACACCGTCATCGGTCGGGAACGCGCGCCTCACATTCTCGTACTCGACGACCTTGCCGGTCTCGGGGTTGACCATCTGCTGTCTGACCGGCTCCAGATCCTTCTCGTGGAGCAGCCGGAAGTGCACGCCGCCGGTGCTCTTTATGGCGGAATACAGCTTGACGGGGACGTCCACGTCGCCGAAGCGGATCCTGCCTTTCCACATTGCGCGTGCGGCCATCTCAAGTCTCCCGCTCGTTCTCGTGGCAACCAGGGCACCAGGGCTCGTGCGTGACGCGCTCGATCACCACGCAGTGCACGCACAATCCGCGGTCGCAGGCGACGCAGTGGTGGCCGGTCTCGTAGATATAGAGGTGCGTGCAGGCGTGGCACGTCTCGGTGCCGCCGCTCAGCCACCACGGAGGTCGCTTCGCCATGCCCGTGGGAGGGGCAAGTTTTCTGCCAGCCGGAGGCCGGTGTGGAACGTCAAGTGGGCTCCGACCGCGTTGCGCGCAGGGTCTGGGGCAACCGCGACGTCGCCTGCGAACGTGAACTGGGCTCCGCCCCCGGTCGCGCGGGCGTTGGGGCTAGCTTGGCGTCACCCACGAACGTGAACCGCGCTCCGACCCCCGGCGCGCACCGCCTGGGGCAACTCCGACGTCGCCTCGACCGTGAACCGCGCTCCGCCCCCCCGGCGCGCACCGCCTGGGGCAGCACCAACGCCGCCCCCGAACGTGAAACCTGCCCCGACGCCGTCCGCGCGCACCTCCCGGGGCAACCTCCACGTCCTGCACGGGCCGCACGCCTCGCCCACCCGCAAAGCGGCCCAGAGCCGCGGGATGGCGCGGCGGGCTATCCCTGCACGATCCCGAGCGGCGGCCGACCGCGCCAGGCGCCGCGGGTGAAGTCCGGCACGTCCTGCGGCGCGCTGCGCTGCGCGATCGAGCGTTCGCTCAGCTCGCTGATCGCGCTCCAGGCGGCGCCGTCGTAGACGTCCATGTCCATCGGCTCCCCCGCACGGAGGCACTGGACCAGGCGGTAATCTTCGATGAAGTCCATGCCGCCGTGACCTGCACCGCGCGACCGCTCCTCCAGCGCGCGCCAGATGGGATGGTCGTACTCTTCACGATAGCTGCGCAGCTCATCCCACCGGTGTGCCGCGCTACGTCCCTCGATGTGAATGCGCTCATCGGGATATTTGCGCACCAGGCCCTGCGTGCCCTGCAGCAGGATGCGGCGGCTGTACGGTCGCGGCGAGTTCGTGTCGTGCGTGAGCAGCACCGTCTGGCCGCGCCGGGTACGGATCAGCGTATTCACGACGTCGCCGAGCGCGTACTGCTGCCGTGCCTCCGGGCTGTCCGGCCCGATGTGCTCGGCCGCCCACCGGTTGAGGCCGCGGCCGGGCGACGCCATCGAAACGACATAATCGAACTGGTTGCCGCGATTCACATCGAGCCACTGCGCGACCGGGCCGAGGCCGTGGGTGGGGTAGAGGTCGCCATTGCGTCGAATGGAGTGCTCGACGCGCCAGCGTCCCTCGTAGAAGTCGGTGAGCTTCAGCTCCCGCAGGTCGTGCAGGTATCCGCATTCGGCGTGCAGCAACTCACCGAAGACGTTCTGTCGCACCATGTTCAGGATCATCATCTCGGTGCGGTCGTAACAGCAGTTCTCCATCATGACGCAGTGGCGGCGCGTACGCTCGGCGGTCTCCACCAACTGCCACAGCTCGTCGATCGTCGGCGCCATCGGCACTTCCGTCGCCGCGTGCTTGCCGTTCTCCATGGCGGCGAGGCACACGGGAGCATGCAGGTTCCAGGGCGTCGCGGTGAACACCAGATCGACATCGTCGGACTCGCACAGCCGCACGTAGTCGCGCGGCCCGCGGTCGTACGCCGCCGGGAGTGCGCGGCCCGCATCCGTGACCACCTTCTGCGCCGCAGCGACCTTGTCCGGTGCGATGTCGCAGATGGCCGTGATCTCCACGCCGTCGATGCGCAGAAAATTGGCGACATGACTCGAGCCCTGATGTCCCACGCCCACGAACGCGACGCGGACGGTCTCCATGGGCGGCGCCCGGAACAGCTCCGGCTCCTGCGGCGCACTGCGCGTTGCGGCGTGAGCAGGGACGGCGGCGAGGGCGTCGCTCGATCCGAGCGCCAGGCCGACGCCCGCCAGGGTCGTGGTCCTGAGAAAGTCTCTGCGATCCACACCGCTCATGTCAGTTCCTCCGTTATCCGCGTCGCCGGAGCAGCCGCGGGCGTGATGAAGAAGCAGGCGTCGTCCTGCCGCGTGCTGAAGCGCCTGACGTATGCGTCGCGCCAGGCGCCGGCAAAGTCGGGCGCGTCCCGGATCGGCACCAGCGCCCACACGCTGCCGCCGAAGCCGGCACCGAAAGCGGATGCGGCAGCCGCACCCAGGTCGAGCGCGGTCGTCGCCAGGTAATTCGTCTCCTGCACCTGGTTGCGGAGCGCCTCCACCGCGAAGTGCTGGGATCGCCGCACGAGGGCGGCGAAGCCGCTCAGGTCGCCGCGCGCGAGCGCCGCACTCGCGGCGGGGACGATCTCTTCGCTTTCGGCAACGAACTGTGCGAGTCTGGCGAGCAGCTCGTCCGCACGGTCGGGCTCGCGCGATCTCACGATCTCGCGCAGCCGCAGCGGTGCATCCGCATCCTGCGCCACAATGTCGCCGAGCGTCTGTGCGGCACCGGCTCCTGTTGAGCGCCACAGCTGCACGAGGCGCCGCGTGGCCGACGACAGCCGGTTGTAGTGCTCCAGCGCCGCGCCGGTCTTCTCCGCGCGCACACCGCTCGATCCGACAGCGAACGTATATCCAGCCGGCAGCGGTACGTCACCCTCGGCGCGTACCGGTGCAAAACTGTACTGCACCAGCCGGCCGGGTCGTGCGCAGAGAATCGCGGTGTGATCCTCGCTGCCGCCCATCGTGCCCACACCGTCATCACCGGCGAGCGCGCCGAAGCTCATGCCGTTCTCAACGGCACCGAGATACCCGGCCAGGTCCGCATCACTGCTGATCGCTGCGCGGTATTCCTCCGTCTGCGACATGCCGCGTACGGCGTCGAGCGCCAGGAATGTCGCCACCGTCAGAGCACTGGAACTGCTGAGTCCGGATGCCTGCGGCAGATCACTGGCGAACACGATGTCGGCGCCGCCCGCAGCCGATGGGAAGTTGCGGGCGCAGCGGCGCAGCACGGTAAGCGGGTAGACGGCCCATGCCGGTACCGGGCCGTTCCCCGCCGCGTGCGTGCGGAGCGGCGCGAGGACGCGAACACCAGTCGCGCCGCCGGAACCGGCGGCGATTGAATCGGTCTCGAATCGCTCACCGCTTCGAGCGTCCACCACGCGTACACGGTCATCGCGGCGGCGCGCGGCAGCGATGACGAAGCCACGATCGACCGCCGCCAGCAGACTGCGCCCGCCGGCGTAGTCGGTATGCTTGCCGAGAACCTCGATTCTGCCTGGCACGAAGAAGCACGCCTCGAGATCGCCGTTGCGACCACGCATCTCACGAAGCGCCATCACTACTGATGCGCGCAGCGCCGCGATCCTCTCAGTCGAATCCATCACAGCGCCACGCGCCGGCCGCGCAGCAGCTCGCCGACGCGCGCGATGTCTTCGCGCCTGGAGAGATCGAGCACCGGGACGTCCATCGGTACCACCGTAAACCGCTCATGCCGCATCGCCACACGCACCGCGTCGGGCAGTTCGTATTCGCCGCGTGCGGACAGTGGCGTCTGCCGGATCGCATCGAAAATGGCCGGACCGAAGCGCCAGCACGTCATGCTCACGAGCGACCCGGCCCCGGCCGCGGACAGCGCCGCACCGTCCGGCTTCTCAGTGATGCGCGTGAGCGCACGCTCATCGTCCATCTCGATCAGTGCGTATCCGCCGATCCTGTCGGAGTCGATGTTGCCGCGCTCGAGGCCATCGCGTGCGAACCCGATGAGACCGCTCCCGGTCAGATCCCGGAGCGCCGCCAGGGCGGGCGGCGGATACAGATTGTCGGAATTGATCACTGCCACGTCCCGTCCCGCACTGAACGGCTCCGCGGCCAGCAGCGCGTGCGCCGTGCCGAGCGGTTCGTTCTGTATCGCGAACTCGATGCGCAGCCGTTCGGTGCGGGTGCGTGAGAAATACTCGCGTATCGGATCCACACCGGGCGCCGTGACCATGCATACGCGGCTGAAGCCTGCATCGGCGACGGCTGTGAGCACGTGCGCGAGAAACGGCTCGCCCTCGAACGGGATCAGGCCCTTGAGACCGCGTTCTGCCGCAATTCGCTGCGCGTCCTCGAGCATCGTATCCGGCGCTGCATTCCGCATTCGCGTACCGCGTCCGGCAGCGAGCACGACCACTCCCGTCAGACCCTCCGCCATCTCACCGAACCCTGCATGCTCTAAGCGCCCATTACGTTTCCGCGCGCGACCCACATCGCGTTCGTGCGACTCACTGCGCGATGACGGGCTCGTCCGTGGTCGCCCGCGCGCCGCTGACCCTACCCCACGCCTTTGCCAGATACACGGCACCGACGACGGCAACAACGGTCAGCAGAGCCGCGATCGCGTAGCGGCCGTAGATCCAGTAGCCAATGGCGAACAGCGCGGAGTACACGGCGAAGCAGCCCGCAACCATCGCGAGAATACCCTGCGGTACGACCCAGCCATCACCCGTGCCGACCACGGGCTGGCCCTCGGCCGCGGCGCGGTCGAGCACGGGTTGCCAGCCGGGTCCGCCGGGACGGGTGAGCGCGTAGAAGCTGCGCAGCGTGCGTTCGTCAGCCGGCTTCGTCATCAGCGTGACCGTCACCCATGCGATGGTCGTGATCGCGACGCCGATCACGAGCTTGGTCGATCCGCTCAGCGCCGCCTCGGGGAACATCCCGGGGTGCACCACCTCCAGGTATACCGCCACAATGAACGACACGGTCATCGCCGTCAGCTCGCTGATGGCATTGATGCGCCACCAGAACCACCGCAGGATGAAGAGCAGTCCCGTACCGGCACCGATCTGAAGCAGGATGCCGAACGCCTGGAGCGCGTTCTGGAGCCAGAGTGCCACGGCCGCCGCCAGCACCATCAGCACGACGGTCGTCACACGACCGACGCGGACCAGCTCGCGGTCGTCCGCGTCACGGCTGATGAAGCGGCCCCAGAAGTCGTTGACGATGTACGACGCACCCCAGTTGAGGTGTGTCGAAATCGTCGACATGTACGCCGCCGCGAGCGACGCCACCACGAATCCCAGCACACCGGCCGGCAGGAAC
This window contains:
- a CDS encoding Gfo/Idh/MocA family oxidoreductase, encoding MSGVDRRDFLRTTTLAGVGLALGSSDALAAVPAHAATRSAPQEPELFRAPPMETVRVAFVGVGHQGSSHVANFLRIDGVEITAICDIAPDKVAAAQKVVTDAGRALPAAYDRGPRDYVRLCESDDVDLVFTATPWNLHAPVCLAAMENGKHAATEVPMAPTIDELWQLVETAERTRRHCVMMENCCYDRTEMMILNMVRQNVFGELLHAECGYLHDLRELKLTDFYEGRWRVEHSIRRNGDLYPTHGLGPVAQWLDVNRGNQFDYVVSMASPGRGLNRWAAEHIGPDSPEARQQYALGDVVNTLIRTRRGQTVLLTHDTNSPRPYSRRILLQGTQGLVRKYPDERIHIEGRSAAHRWDELRSYREEYDHPIWRALEERSRGAGHGGMDFIEDYRLVQCLRAGEPMDMDVYDGAAWSAISELSERSIAQRSAPQDVPDFTRGAWRGRPPLGIVQG
- the mutY gene encoding A/G-specific adenine glycosylase, with the protein product MQHALSTAAISAIRAALLAFFDESARPLPWRQTRDPYAVWVSEVMSQQTRVETVVPYYYRWLDRFPDIATLADAPVDDVLKVWEGLGYYSRARNLHAAARIVRERHDSALPSSHDALRALPGVGEYTAGAVSSIAFGERRPAVDGNVRRVLARVLDLPAPSAALLRDVAATLVPDDRPGDFNQALMELGATICTPRSPRCGRCPIAARCTARAAGTAEERPARRTKKRIPVIDIATAVLRDPAGRLMIVRRPEDGLLGGLWCFPGTEMHPGDDPQAVASAVADVYVTGRGEPTPLGTVEHVFSHRRERYHCFVIEAVAAGAVDGGEWIDDADPRHALPRAQQRIRTLALADGDARRTPPSAA
- a CDS encoding transglycosylase SLT domain-containing protein, with product MTQDRKQSSERPENHRTRESASDADDQSTPQRARGSEAATRDYQEQVRDLDSAGTVEEAQEREEEPAREQKASGRPVERRAGTSDLDPQEARERGSITGLIRDNALTIGLAASSLALLAGTRGGGAGAGEKPVSVAVAEGFLPPAEVAEKKGVSWDLHVSDHDRVDFFTEFLMGKNYDKTRTWLERIGKYGPLIQNELRERGMPEDLLYLTMIESGLDPNAYSRADAAGLWQFIEETGERYGLEVSTYVDERRDPIKATGAALTYLQEMHERFDSWYLSAAGYNTGENRVGRLMRETTGSEKGSDEGYWDIWDRLPSETRDYVPLMLAMGHIAKEPAKYGFHDLQYEQPLQFEEVIVPGGTKLAEVATAAGVDAEIVYDLNPHFVKKQTPPGREMAVRVPVGQSQQVASAFGGQLVNTGVLAD
- a CDS encoding galactokinase family protein, which gives rise to MDSTERIAALRASVVMALREMRGRNGDLEACFFVPGRIEVLGKHTDYAGGRSLLAAVDRGFVIAAARRRDDRVRVVDARSGERFETDSIAAGSGGATGVRVLAPLRTHAAGNGPVPAWAVYPLTVLRRCARNFPSAAGGADIVFASDLPQASGLSSSSALTVATFLALDAVRGMSQTEEYRAAISSDADLAGYLGAVENGMSFGALAGDDGVGTMGGSEDHTAILCARPGRLVQYSFAPVRAEGDVPLPAGYTFAVGSSGVRAEKTGAALEHYNRLSSATRRLVQLWRSTGAGAAQTLGDIVAQDADAPLRLREIVRSREPDRADELLARLAQFVAESEEIVPAASAALARGDLSGFAALVRRSQHFAVEALRNQVQETNYLATTALDLGAAAASAFGAGFGGSVWALVPIRDAPDFAGAWRDAYVRRFSTRQDDACFFITPAAAPATRITEELT
- a CDS encoding Ku protein encodes the protein MSTDEQEVRARSFWSGTITFGLVSIPVELFPANRSVGVSLRMVSEDGTPLSRRYFCPKEERELDWDEIVRGYEIEKDQYVVVTDDELDRLAPEKTRDIDLRRFVSAADIDPIYFERAYYLTPGGNSTKAYRLLAETMEQTGRAGIATFVMRGKEYLIAILAENGIMRAETLRFADEVRSAEDVGLPEPEKPKSTVVTKFEKAIAKLVEKDLDEDELTDHSSAQLLKLVAKKEKAGEDVVEAPDVPAEPAEGVIDLMEVLKRSLQGQAPAKRATGGSGGGSGSSTSKKSAGTKRSDGSKKSSAKKSSSGKSAARKSSAKKSGDGKSAAGNSGSRKSGARKSGTKKSSGKKAGARKSSAKKSGGTKSSAKKSGGRNSSARKSSAAKKTRKSA
- a CDS encoding Ku protein, which encodes MAARAMWKGRIRFGDVDVPVKLYSAIKSTGGVHFRLLHEKDLEPVRQQMVNPETGKVVEYENVRRAFPTDDGVLVMLDEDELAELEPEGSRDIEITRFVDPEVITHQWYDRPYFLGPDDSASEYFALAEALRKQKKEGVARWVMRKKEYVGALRLENDHLMLMTLRHAGEVVPASVLKAPGGRALDKREIQMAKQLVEALEGDLDLAAYHDEYRERVLELVEAKAEGKVLKFPKAPKKKAADESLAAMLEQSLKATKKKASA
- a CDS encoding nucleotidyltransferase family protein — encoded protein: MAEGLTGVVVLAAGRGTRMRNAAPDTMLEDAQRIAAERGLKGLIPFEGEPFLAHVLTAVADAGFSRVCMVTAPGVDPIREYFSRTRTERLRIEFAIQNEPLGTAHALLAAEPFSAGRDVAVINSDNLYPPPALAALRDLTGSGLIGFARDGLERGNIDSDRIGGYALIEMDDERALTRITEKPDGAALSAAGAGSLVSMTCWRFGPAIFDAIRQTPLSARGEYELPDAVRVAMRHERFTVVPMDVPVLDLSRREDIARVGELLRGRRVAL
- a CDS encoding VWA domain-containing protein, producing the protein MRFHTYQKFQGNFLDALNLEDLLERLADFMLQSGFEGGPHHHPWWGWTGDDHDHSLDQLKAALLQALMESGQLTPEMLKELRGEGGDEEAQRALAELLNDLVQRLIDEGYINTTEPPQVPGSYSQMGEGHIDDAKSAAQQVEFNLTQKGIDFLGYRTLKQLLSAVGRSSFGSHDTPHLATGVEAEAASKPYEFGDTMNLDIPATLTNAMARGGIRVPLDLDYRDLMVHQAEYRSSCATVLMLDISHSMILYGEDRFTPAKKVALALSHLIRTQYPGDTLRVVTFGDRAQEIPLGELPQAKVGPYHTNTAEGLKLARRLLLAQKKDMRQIVMVTDGKPSAITLPDGRIYRNPAGLDPRVIRETLAEVAACRKAGVLINTFMLARDPALMQFVAKVCEMARGKAYFTNTMTLGEYVMRDFLKRRTKRVR